The following nucleotide sequence is from Hevea brasiliensis isolate MT/VB/25A 57/8 chromosome 7, ASM3005281v1, whole genome shotgun sequence.
AGAAGAGAAAGCAATACAACAGGGTCTTGAGAAATAAACCTGCATCATGAGTCTGGTGTGAGAGAACTTATATTtaagaaaaaaggaaataaatgcAATAACAAATAAGTGAAGCGACTATTTTTTTGGGGCTCTTACTACAAGGAATTCACTGCTTTTTGGGCAACTTACAAATTCCAGGTTGATCATAAGGATTAAATCCCTAGGATACCACCAAATGGATTTATAAAACTCAGCTGTTCACTCCCAGGAGTTCAAACGTTGCATATCAACAAATAGGGGacaagtgaaatatcaaataagcCAAACCTCATTCTCTACTAATGTTAATTTTATACAAGTTAGGCTGCTTCAATAAACTtgcaattttttctttttttttttttaattatatttacaagaaaaaaaaaaaacaataactaAACGTTGATTCCAAAAAACTAGTTAGGAAGACTAATTCAGCATAATTATTCGAAAATCATAAATCTTTTAATCACAAGTATAAAAAACGAAAAACAAAACGAAAGTTGTCATATTCATCCCTGGTTTATGACTCATGTTATGCACATGATGGATGTTGAATCTTGTCTGGGTAACATATCTCAAACTAAGATGCGTTCGTAGAAACAATCATCTAGATCTTTTTCCTCCCACGGAGAATGATGACATGTGATAGACATGCAAGGACTTTGAAGTTCCAAATACAAGTTCTCACGCCGTTAacaaactaatatatttaaaaaaaaagatataattttttttttggaattgCAAAATAGCCACTTCAATGATTTGGGCTCAAATGGCAGCCACAATAATCAATGCTAAACTCATCCCTCCCGCCAATACTTGTGAAATAAACCATCAAGTCTATGTAACATGCTGGCTTATAGTGTAAGAAGACCTTGCAATTACAAAAAGGATTTGGCTTTTCACTATATTGTCATTCTGTTAGAATGCTAAACATTTACCAATATCACCAGTAGCTAAACTTCTCTATTAACATTGGCTTAAATACAAGATAAATTAGATTATCCAGGATTAGCACAACAAAAAGGGACAAAATATTCTCATGTGCTTCTACATTAAAATTTCAAGAAGCTTTCTTGTCACTTTGCTTCTTCAAGTCTTGCACGTATGGTTTCAGGGCTTGACAGTTTGTTGATGCTGCAAGACAAGGCAAAATATGATGTCAAGCAAATTAAAGCTGCATTTATCTTCTGATAGTAATTTATGTATCTTTGCTTTCAGTTGCCATTGGAAGATTTTAGCACAATCATTTTTAAGGATAAAAAGCTCCAAGAAATTACCAGAAGAGTAAATCCCCACCAGAGGCCAATTTCTCAGAGATCCATTCGGGAACTAGCTCAAGCAGCAATTTTAGCTGCTCTTCAACTTCTCCTACAAACACAAGGCATTATGAATTAAGCTTAGCTCAAGCTTCCAAATATAGAAAACATTTCTGACGTCTTTAACCAGTTAATAATACTTACTTCTATCAACAATATCAGAATGACTTGCAATTATCTTGTGTATAAGCTCCTCTTTTGTGATCACTGATCGTTTTATTGACTGAAACAAGAAATGAATCATGTTGAAGAGCTTTGGCAGGCAGGCAATCATCTGTCGCCGCTTCTTTGCTTGTGAGACGGCAGGATCTCGCTCTTCTTGggccttcctttctttttctcttaTCTGCAAAAGTAGAGAGAGTTGTTTTATGATACATTACAGTAATTCTATTTCCAATAAGAAGCGCAGATGCCCCTCTTTAATCAGATAATTCTTATCAAGGTTGGAAACAGAGCAACTCAAGGGACTCCAACCTTGTCTCAGCATACTTTGTAGTATAATAGCAATTAGAACAAAATCTTTGTCAactaattaacaagaaatttacatTAGACAATAGCAGAATTACAGAAAACTCTCATCAATTTTGAGCACAACTAGTATGATAACACTTTCATAATCAATTTTTTTAGTAGCTATAATTCACTCCACTTTCTGAAGGTAGAAGTTGCACAATGTAGAGGATGAGAATGCAAAAGGTAGGAATTATACAAATACATGTCTCACTGTAGCATATTCATTATCAATTCCATAGTATTAGGAGGGAAATACAATATTAACTATCTTATTTGAATGATGTAATTCGCAATTGAACCACAAGGCAAAATGGAGATAAATAGCTATTAGCTATTGCAGCTACATTccctttttgttttgtttttatgtatGCTTGCGTATCTTTCCAAGCATTCCAGGCCAAGAACAATTGTGGTCGTACAGAAAATTCTATAGGAGCCTAGAGAACCACTATTCAAAGAAAAGcaccctgaaaaaaaaaaaaaaaagatggaagAGGCGATTTCATACATATTCCCAATTATAGATTAAAGTAAGAAATATAAATAGCTTGAAAAAAGAACGCGCTGACAAAAACAAAGTGGGGAACCCAAGTTATACTTACTGATTGCAGAAGACTCAAAGGGAGAATATTCAaaatatcatcatcatcatcagctgACACATCCTCCATATCATTAAGTTCATCCCCAACATTCTTCACAGGAGTTTCAAATTTTAGAGACCTGGTTCGTGATGGACGCCTTGTGAGCTTGTCTGCTAAGACAGTGGTATCATCATCTGGGCTCATATAACATCTTTTTGGTGGATGCAATGCAGGTGTCATTGACATTAGTGTAGAAGGCGAAGCAAGTTTTGCAGGAGTTGTCTGGAAGCCATCTATCTTTTTGGGTGAATAATCTCTATAGTTTGTGCAGTTTATCTCTTTGCAAGGAGTTGCAGGGAGGCAAGACGTAGGCACACCAACCGAAGAATCACAAATTGCTGAACATTTGTCATCGTCAGTTGATTTGAATGGTATTCTGGTTAGGGATGAGGTAGAAGCACTAGCTTCTTCACTGGAAGAGAATTTGTCAAAGCATGGCTCTGAAATTGGTGAAATTGATTGTTGGGAGCAAACCTTTGGAGAATTCTGGTAAGCATTTTCTGCTTCACTTTTTGTAATTTTCTGGGAGAAGTGCTTCCTGAAAGATCGCGAGAAATGAGATGCCACAACTGTTTGCTGCTTTTCAAGTGCCTTAGTCTCCAAAGGCAACGAGGAGTTGCGGATTTGGCCTACATGTGCATTAGCCAATGTCTCAATCGGTGATGATGAGGTGGGGGCTTTAGTCATTTCTGAACTCAGATCTAGCTTTGATCGGTTGAAAGGCTCTGGCAGCATTTCCTCAGGAATTTCATCACCCTGAATGCACAAAAATGCAGATCTTCATAAATCCTATGACAATTGAGATCACGTGCATGAATCCTAACTATACAAAATCACAGCAAATATATTTAAAACTTGAACAAGCACAGAACAAAAACAAAGGCTATAATTTTAGGCACTCGCAAACAAATAATGCATACCTCTGGGTGGGCTTTATAAAAATCAGCAAGCCGCGCACGGAAGACCTTCCTTAAATGCATATTCTTACTTTCTGATTTCAAATTACTGTCACATTCAATTGCATCTACATTTACAGTGACATGAAGATCTGGCTTCATACAACTGGTTCGCTCATCAAACATAAGCACCCTTTTTATCTCGATTGCCTCGGGCAAAATAAACTTCAATTGAGCCAAATGTCGATGAGAAAATCTCCTATAAGCACACCATTAACCAAACACATCAGCTAAAAATCAAACCCACCATTATAATTCTAGCTAACCAAAAACTGAACAGCCAGAAAAACATGTACCTATCTGTTAAACACTCGATTTTAGGGGAAATATTAGTGAAGGTAGACATGGAACCCTTCAATCTCAACAGCCTAATCGAACTATCCAAGCTATCAAAAAACTCACCCAGTATCTCATACCTGCCAAAATCATCATCCAATAAGCATATGACAAAAATAATGAACCGGATCAGGCACGCATTTCTAATTATAAAAGGAGTCAGTAGAAGCTTACTTCGCCGGAATCCTAGCTGGCTCATCTTCAACGGCAGCATGCCGTGGCTTATGCGACTCGCCGGTGGATTCCTCGGGCCAAGACGAGATCTGCCTTCGGGCGGACTTCACGATCTGCTCAGTCTGATTACAGTGAATTCCATCTCGATTGCCTTGAGCGATCTTCCTGACCTCTTTTACAGAGAGCGCTACGCGGCGGTTCCGGAGGCGGGATGGGAGTTCCGCAGGCGGCTTATCTGGGGTTTGGGTGGTGATCGCGTTTGCAGGTTTGGATTTTGGAGTTGATTGGAGAGATTTCTTTGATTTGAAGGGGACTGGAGACATAGAGGATCGTGAAGAACTCATCCTGCTGATAGAGAAATCTGAGATTTACAGTTtggaaaggttgaagaagataaGAGTATATACTAGGGTTTTTTGGCGGGAATGCTTAGCTGGAGCTTTGCCACGTCATATTCCCGCCAAATCGAGCCGTTGCCTCCCGCGGTTTCTGTCCTGGGCCCCAAGTCCATTGTCTTGATTGAGCCTCTACAAGCCCATAGGGCCCAGCCTACCCTAAACCCAAATCAACCTGGCAAGCTCGACTTGGAAAGCAAGCCAGAAGAGTGCAGTATTTGGATTTGCCTTGGTTGTACTTGTACATACGAAGAGGCAACTTTTGTATTTTTaggaatttaaattaaattttcaaaacacatactttcttcaattttattgttTAACATTAGAATGTAAAAAATGTGTAACATGTTTTTAATATAAGTATTAAGGATTTGTTTatgataaatttaattttatataaaatattttaataatttttaaattataaacaattttgtatttgttttttattataatttaattaattttttttataaatttaatgtaaaaaaataatgttattttattttaatttaattaaatgtttaattcgataaatattttattattatttttaaaataataatgccaaatacattaaaaaaaaaaaaaaggaagaatgcCGAATCAAACTTCTTCTCCGGCTAAGCTAGCCAGGCCTTTTTTTATAACATTATACGGTTGAACATGCAATTGGAAAAAAGAAATCTCCATTAAAATTCCTTAAATAGACACAAAATCTGCAAAATTTCATCTTTCCTTCACGCTATCAAAGGCCCaagttcctttctttttcttctctgttGGGTTTCTACACGATTAATTTTTCTCAATTATTCACCGCTTTAAGCCGGAACTTTTCTGTAATAAAAACGCCTCCTTTATTGTTCTATCTCTATCTGTGCCCTCTGCTCCTTTATCATCcgattcttttcttcttttcgacTTCAGTGCAATCAATTTTACTTGGTGCCACTGAATTCCTACTTTTCGTTTTCAAGGCTTACTGTGCTGGGTCGCAGGTAATTTCGCCATTTTTGTCGCTATTGAATTTGAATGATTGGCAGCTTTCATGCTGTGTCGTAGAAAACAATGTTcttttttcttattctttttattttagttTTGTGGGTTTTAGATATTGATAAGggtttttgttattattatttttgcctTGAATGCTTTGTTTGATTTCTGATTGATATGGTGCGATAGGGGTCGACTTCTCATTCTCTAATcctagcttcctttgtagcatttgTGCTTTCAATCTTTTCGGAATTAAATTTGGTGGTAAGTATTCCTGCTTTAGAATTATTAGGATATATGTGATCAAGAAAGCGTgcgatttttatttattaaaacgaAAAAGGATTCAAGAAAGCATTCAATTTTGAATATAGGGATATATGTGATCAAGAAAGCATGCAATTTTGCCCACTTAAGTTCAGAGAGGATTTTCATTTCCCATTTTTGGGTTTTCTTTATTTAGAGTTAAATGACTTTGCAATGTCTGCTTAGTGAGGTTATTGTTCCAATGGAGGTTTTGTGAAATCAATCTAATATCCTAAACTGTTCCATTGCTTGCCTTGGAGTCAACTGTTGAGTGAATTAACTGTTCTTTATCTCGTGCAAAAGTTTGAGCGTTTATTAGTTACAAAAGATTAGTAGGGGCTGCGTCAATACACACATTTAACAAATTAGGGGTTTTTTTAGAGCAGTGTGCAGAGAGTACTTACCATAAGTTTCATGTTTTTATACCCAATATATTtatgatttcattttttaaaCCTGCAATcatttaacttcacatttactggCAATATTTTAAGGCAGCACAATGACCAATAACCTGACTGCAAATCTGTGCTCTTGTAAAAATATACCTTTGAATAACATTTTTACAGTTGGTGGTCTTCAAATTTTATGTCAGTATAGTTTTCATGGCAATAGAGCAGAAAAGTAGCTTAACATGCTTACTTAGTAATGCAGAATAGGAAGATGATATTCCTAATATAATTTAGGAATTATATTCTATGTAAAATtaggaaatttaagagttttattttttaggaattttattcttattacgtctattatttaggaattttattattttttagtttattttgatttaatttagtattcctaattagaaataaattaggattCTAAAATCCTAATGTGATTGGGATTCCTAATTCTATAAATAAGACCTAGGGTTTCTATTGTTATTAGACAAGTTTTATTATGACAATTTCTATGAGATCAATAATATCTTGAGAATTAATTTTCTCTTCAAGGTTTTGTCCTTGATTTCTCTTATTCTTGGTTCTTTTCCTTTGTTCTACATTAATTTTACATGAAATATAATTTCTAATTTGGTATCAGAGTTTAaaatcaagtcaaatttccatcgTTTTCCACAAAATTACCATACTTCACATTCAAGTCTTCCCATTTCTTATATTCCCACTGGTGTTTTTATCCTTTGAAATTTTCTTTGCTGCCtacagtttaaaaaaaaaagttgaaaactAGAAGAACCTAGCAACTCGCCGTCAACCGATTTCTCTTCGCGTTGTCTGAACTTCAGTCTGATGCCCCTAGAGCTTTAACTCGATGGATCTAGTGTTTGGATTAGCTTCCGCACCCAACAAGCTTACCCAGCTTTGTTGTGAGCCTACAAGCAACGGATTTGGCCCCAGCAACAACCCAGATCAGATAGCCTCATCAGCTTGTCACTTGAACACTGCATCACCTACCATCACTGCCACATCATCACCGTCACATTAGCAAAATTTTAGGAGTTTCTTTCCTTGTTAAGATCGACATCCTGCATCTGGTTTTGTAGCTCATTTTCAGCAGAAACAACtcttaaaaaattgaattttgagTTTTTTTCGTCAAGAAAGGTATATTTTCTTACTTCAAATGTCATGTAAACTTATATTGAAAGGCTAAAAGGGGAGATCAATTACTACAAAAATATTCTCGAAGAAATTAATTATGACGTTGGATTTCATAAGGGTCAATTATTATCTCTAATGTGAAAGGTATCATTGGATTTCCTTTGTTCTACATCACTTAGAAGGATAATAGATACTTTAGAGGTGTGCAATCGGTCGGTACTGAatcaaaccgaaccaaaataaGAGAAGAACCAAATCAAACTGAACTGGTttggtttggttcggttcggtttaaaacCGTTGGTTCCTTAAATTCCCAAAGCGCCAAATTCTTCTGTTCTCAAACGATACCGTTTCCACACTTGAACATCATCTTCCCCAGTCTTGGCTTCCAAGCAAAATCCCAATCCTCAGCAAAGAACTTTCCCAAATCATCAACAACAACAAATTCTCAGCATTAAACTTCCCCAAATCATCAAAGACAATAAATATACAAATATGCTAATCATCATTtcattttctcaaaaaaaaaaaaaaaaaaaaactctaaacaTTTCATTGAATTGTATtctacaaaatccaaataaacaaatatGGAAATCACACATGTAGACCAGAGGCGATTCTTCCTTGGACATGCATAGGGGCGAGGTGAACCATTTGTAACTGGCGATGAGTTGATTCTTGAAGGGGCGATGAGCCATTTGTAATAGGCGATGAGTTGATTCTTGAGAGTACAGAGGCATGAATTGATTCTCTCACAAATGCGATGACCCATCTGTCAAAGGCTGAGAGTGGAGGAATGGGAGGACAGGGAATGAGCCAAGAACTGAATCAAGAGGAATTAGAGAAGAGAAATAGTGTAATGGCTCACGTGTAATGGGCTAAGAGTTTTGGACAGAAGAACAAAAGAGTGCTTTATAATAGATTAGTTTCTTCCTATAAAATGGTGTAGCATTGTTAAGTGAGAAAAATCGGTTTGGTTTGGTGTGGTTAGTTAGATTTTTTTACTGAATtaaccaaaccaaaccaaataaccaaaatattttaaaaatagaaaCTGAAACTGAGCCGATTAaccaaaaaatcgaaccgaaaaaccaaattaaattggttcgattcgatttttcggttAAAACTGATAAGTGCTCACCCCCAAGATATTTGACCTTCTAAAGTAGTTAGTTTTGATAAGTCTTCTTGATTGCAAGTGACCATCAAGCACCAGACGAGAGACCAACTTTGTTTGA
It contains:
- the LOC110669535 gene encoding CDT1-like protein a, chloroplastic, whose protein sequence is MSSSRSSMSPVPFKSKKSLQSTPKSKPANAITTQTPDKPPAELPSRLRNRRVALSVKEVRKIAQGNRDGIHCNQTEQIVKSARRQISSWPEESTGESHKPRHAAVEDEPARIPAKYEILGEFFDSLDSSIRLLRLKGSMSTFTNISPKIECLTDRRFSHRHLAQLKFILPEAIEIKRVLMFDERTSCMKPDLHVTVNVDAIECDSNLKSESKNMHLRKVFRARLADFYKAHPEGDEIPEEMLPEPFNRSKLDLSSEMTKAPTSSSPIETLANAHVGQIRNSSLPLETKALEKQQTVVASHFSRSFRKHFSQKITKSEAENAYQNSPKVCSQQSISPISEPCFDKFSSSEEASASTSSLTRIPFKSTDDDKCSAICDSSVGVPTSCLPATPCKEINCTNYRDYSPKKIDGFQTTPAKLASPSTLMSMTPALHPPKRCYMSPDDDTTVLADKLTRRPSRTRSLKFETPVKNVGDELNDMEDVSADDDDDILNILPLSLLQSIREKERKAQEERDPAVSQAKKRRQMIACLPKLFNMIHFLFQSIKRSVITKEELIHKIIASHSDIVDRREVEEQLKLLLELVPEWISEKLASGGDLLFCINKLSSPETIRARLEEAK